From Saccopteryx leptura isolate mSacLep1 chromosome 3, mSacLep1_pri_phased_curated, whole genome shotgun sequence, one genomic window encodes:
- the LOC136399389 gene encoding leukocyte immunoglobulin-like receptor subfamily A member 6 isoform X2 — MLSLLSALLCLGLSLGQRTHVQTGTFHKPSICVEPSSVIPWGNSVTLWCQGTLKAQEFSLDKVGSAMTWYTQRSLKPTKKAKFSITHMTECDAGIYHCSYLSSTGWSERSDSLELVVTGFYSKPSLSALPSPVVTSGGNVTLQCGSEQGFDRFILIQERDHGFSWTLDSQPNHNGQFQALFPVGPVTPSHRWMFRCYGCYRDSPQVWSHRSDTVELLVSGVSQKPSLLTQQGPIMASGQSLTLQCHSDVSDDRFALSKVVRPITQRSGWQPQPGLSQADFPPDSLNGFHGGRYRRYSGHNLSSKSSAPSDPVDILVEGSSEGSGTPPTASISTAGILPKPIIWAEPASVNLLGSSVTIWCQGTLQAQEYCLHTEDMNTCLDRQKPLEPRDKAKFFVKNNSTGRYYCNYLSPVGWSERSDPLELVVTGFYSKPSLSALPSPVVTSGGNVTLQCGSEQPFDSFVLTKTGEDKFSWTLDSHQHGNETFRALFPVDPVTLRHRRTFRCYGYFKKYPQEWSHPSDPLDLLDSDYTVENLIRINVAGLILVALVVLLFQAQNSQRRTHDEPACDHRGNNAVFREEESWSTCDDLGGGGRKSGPCSEETVF; from the exons GGCTGAGTCTGGGCCAGAGGACCCACGTGCAGACAG GGACCTTCCACAAACCTAGCATCTGTGTTGAACCCAGCTCTGTGATCCCCTGGGGGAACTCTGTGACTCTCTGGTGTCAGGGGACCCTGAAGGCCCAGGAGTTCTCTTTGGACAAAGTGGGAAGCGCCATGACCTGGTACACACAAAGGTCACTGAAGCCCACAAAAAAGGCCAAGTTCTCCATCACACACATGACAGAGTGTGATGCAGGGATATATCACTGTAGCTATCTCAGCTCCACTGGCTGGTCAGAGCGTAGTGACTCCCTGGAGCTAGTGGTGACAG gaTTCTACAGCaaacccagcctctcagccctgcccagccctgtcgTGACCTCAGGAGGGAACGTGACCCTCCAATGTGGCTCTGAGCAGGGATTTGACAGGTTTATTCTGATTCAAGAAAGAGATCATGGCTTTTCCTGGACCCTGGACTCACAGCCAAACCACAATGGACAGTTCCAAGCCTTGTTTCCTGTGGGTCCTGTGACTCCCAGCCATAGGTGGATGTTCAGATGCTATGGCTGTTACAGGGACAGCCCCCAGGTGTGGTCACATCGCAGTGACACGGTGGAGCTCCTGGTCTCAG GTGTCTCTCAGAAGCCCTCCCTCCTGACCCAGCAGGGCCCCATCATGGCCTCTGGACAGAGCCTGACCCTCCAGTGTCACTCTGATGTCAGCGATGATAGATTTGCACTGTCCAAGGTGGTAAGACCGATCACTCAGCGATCTGGCTGGCAGCCCCAGCCTGGGCTCTCTCAGGCTGACTTCCCCCCAGACTCTCTGAATGGCTTCCACGGGGGCCGGTACAGACGCTACAGTGGACACAACCTCTCTTCTAAGTCGTCGGCCCCCAGTGACCCCGTGGACATCTTGGTAGAAG GATCCTCTGAAGGGTCTGGCACCCCACCCACAGCGTCCATCTCCACAGCTG GGATCCTCCCCAAACCCATCATTTGGGCTGAGCCAGCCTCTGTTAACCTCTTAGGAAGTTCTGTGACCATCTGGTGTCAGGGGACCCTGCAGGCCCAGGAGTACTGTCTGCATACAGAAGACATGAATACTTGCTTGGACAGACAGAAACCACTGGAGCCCAGGGACAAGGCGAAGTTCTTTGTGAAAAACAACTCTACAGGGAGATATTATTGTAACTACCTCAGTCCCGTTGGCTGGTCAGAGCGCAGTGACCCCCTGGAGCTCGTGGTGACAG gaTTCTACAGCaaacccagcctctcagccctgcccagccctgttgTGACCTCAGGAGGGAACGTGACCCTCCAGTGTGGCTCTGAGCAGCCATTTGACAGTTTTGTTCTGACTAAGACAGGAGAAGACAAGTTTTCTTGGACCTTGGACTCACATCAACACGGCAATGAGACATTTAGGGCCCTGTTTCCTGTTGACCCTGTGACTCTCAGACACAGGAGGACATTCAGATGCTATGGCTATTTTAAGAAGTACCCCCAGGAGTGGTCACACCCCAGTGACCCCCTGGATCTACTGGACTCAG ACTACACAGTGGAGAACCTCATTCGCATAAATGTGGCTGGACTGATCCTGGTGGCCCTTGTGGTGCTGCTGTTTCAAGCTCAAAACAGCCAGAGAAGGACCCATGATGAGCCAGCATGTGACCACAGAGGAAACAATGCAGTGTTCAGAGAGGAGGAGTCT
- the LOC136399389 gene encoding leukocyte immunoglobulin-like receptor subfamily A member 6 isoform X1: MLSLLSALLCLGQLWTWEGAAGKGLSLGQRTHVQTGTFHKPSICVEPSSVIPWGNSVTLWCQGTLKAQEFSLDKVGSAMTWYTQRSLKPTKKAKFSITHMTECDAGIYHCSYLSSTGWSERSDSLELVVTGFYSKPSLSALPSPVVTSGGNVTLQCGSEQGFDRFILIQERDHGFSWTLDSQPNHNGQFQALFPVGPVTPSHRWMFRCYGCYRDSPQVWSHRSDTVELLVSGVSQKPSLLTQQGPIMASGQSLTLQCHSDVSDDRFALSKVVRPITQRSGWQPQPGLSQADFPPDSLNGFHGGRYRRYSGHNLSSKSSAPSDPVDILVEGSSEGSGTPPTASISTAGILPKPIIWAEPASVNLLGSSVTIWCQGTLQAQEYCLHTEDMNTCLDRQKPLEPRDKAKFFVKNNSTGRYYCNYLSPVGWSERSDPLELVVTGFYSKPSLSALPSPVVTSGGNVTLQCGSEQPFDSFVLTKTGEDKFSWTLDSHQHGNETFRALFPVDPVTLRHRRTFRCYGYFKKYPQEWSHPSDPLDLLDSDYTVENLIRINVAGLILVALVVLLFQAQNSQRRTHDEPACDHRGNNAVFREEESWSTCDDLGGGGRKSGPCSEETVF, translated from the exons ATgctgtcccttctctctgctcttctctgcctCGGTCAGTTGTGGAcatgggagggggcagcaggaaAGG GGCTGAGTCTGGGCCAGAGGACCCACGTGCAGACAG GGACCTTCCACAAACCTAGCATCTGTGTTGAACCCAGCTCTGTGATCCCCTGGGGGAACTCTGTGACTCTCTGGTGTCAGGGGACCCTGAAGGCCCAGGAGTTCTCTTTGGACAAAGTGGGAAGCGCCATGACCTGGTACACACAAAGGTCACTGAAGCCCACAAAAAAGGCCAAGTTCTCCATCACACACATGACAGAGTGTGATGCAGGGATATATCACTGTAGCTATCTCAGCTCCACTGGCTGGTCAGAGCGTAGTGACTCCCTGGAGCTAGTGGTGACAG gaTTCTACAGCaaacccagcctctcagccctgcccagccctgtcgTGACCTCAGGAGGGAACGTGACCCTCCAATGTGGCTCTGAGCAGGGATTTGACAGGTTTATTCTGATTCAAGAAAGAGATCATGGCTTTTCCTGGACCCTGGACTCACAGCCAAACCACAATGGACAGTTCCAAGCCTTGTTTCCTGTGGGTCCTGTGACTCCCAGCCATAGGTGGATGTTCAGATGCTATGGCTGTTACAGGGACAGCCCCCAGGTGTGGTCACATCGCAGTGACACGGTGGAGCTCCTGGTCTCAG GTGTCTCTCAGAAGCCCTCCCTCCTGACCCAGCAGGGCCCCATCATGGCCTCTGGACAGAGCCTGACCCTCCAGTGTCACTCTGATGTCAGCGATGATAGATTTGCACTGTCCAAGGTGGTAAGACCGATCACTCAGCGATCTGGCTGGCAGCCCCAGCCTGGGCTCTCTCAGGCTGACTTCCCCCCAGACTCTCTGAATGGCTTCCACGGGGGCCGGTACAGACGCTACAGTGGACACAACCTCTCTTCTAAGTCGTCGGCCCCCAGTGACCCCGTGGACATCTTGGTAGAAG GATCCTCTGAAGGGTCTGGCACCCCACCCACAGCGTCCATCTCCACAGCTG GGATCCTCCCCAAACCCATCATTTGGGCTGAGCCAGCCTCTGTTAACCTCTTAGGAAGTTCTGTGACCATCTGGTGTCAGGGGACCCTGCAGGCCCAGGAGTACTGTCTGCATACAGAAGACATGAATACTTGCTTGGACAGACAGAAACCACTGGAGCCCAGGGACAAGGCGAAGTTCTTTGTGAAAAACAACTCTACAGGGAGATATTATTGTAACTACCTCAGTCCCGTTGGCTGGTCAGAGCGCAGTGACCCCCTGGAGCTCGTGGTGACAG gaTTCTACAGCaaacccagcctctcagccctgcccagccctgttgTGACCTCAGGAGGGAACGTGACCCTCCAGTGTGGCTCTGAGCAGCCATTTGACAGTTTTGTTCTGACTAAGACAGGAGAAGACAAGTTTTCTTGGACCTTGGACTCACATCAACACGGCAATGAGACATTTAGGGCCCTGTTTCCTGTTGACCCTGTGACTCTCAGACACAGGAGGACATTCAGATGCTATGGCTATTTTAAGAAGTACCCCCAGGAGTGGTCACACCCCAGTGACCCCCTGGATCTACTGGACTCAG ACTACACAGTGGAGAACCTCATTCGCATAAATGTGGCTGGACTGATCCTGGTGGCCCTTGTGGTGCTGCTGTTTCAAGCTCAAAACAGCCAGAGAAGGACCCATGATGAGCCAGCATGTGACCACAGAGGAAACAATGCAGTGTTCAGAGAGGAGGAGTCT